Proteins encoded in a region of the Armatimonadota bacterium genome:
- the uvrA gene encoding excinuclease ABC subunit UvrA, protein MSHDKIVVVGARENNLKNVTVEIPRDKLVVITGLSGSGKSSLAFDTIYAEGQRRYVESLSAYARQFLGQMDKPDVDHVDGLSPAISIDQKSASKNPRSTVGTVTEIYDYLRILFARVGTPYCPNGHGPIERQSTDTIVDEVLRLPEGTKLQVMAPVIRGRKGEYKKELREVQQAGFVRVRVDGEMYEVTDDIPMDRYKQHTIEVVVDRIVVKEGIDRRLADSVETALKMGKGLVTVSWQAPDAGAAGDSVERTFSEHYSCPDCGFSMPELEPRVFSFNSPYGACPECTGLGTKTEFDLDLVVPDRSKPLRDGAILPFVYKSGEVKEWWPDVLDGVGQAIGFDASLPAAELDDDQWAVVWTGLDEPVKVTMNYGKSSRTFNYTWTGVLNVLRKRLDQTESEWVKNDLAQYMRTRPCPACHGARLKPETLSVRLPGGFGSGAGHATTPEASAVVQMAAETVTPYGVTEGVSIADVTRLPVDEALGYFVSLNERFTPRQLKIGERAVKEIVERLRFLFDVGLGYLTLDRNTNTLAGGEAQRIRLATQIGSGLMGCLYVLDEPSIGLHQRDNHKLIETLKRLRNLGNTVIVVEHDEDTMRAADWLVDLGPGAGEHGGYVVNEGPLEEFLAKDSPTSRYLNGDERIDVPAVRRQPRGPVPTTA, encoded by the coding sequence ATGTCTCACGACAAGATCGTGGTCGTCGGAGCCCGGGAGAACAACCTCAAGAACGTCACGGTGGAGATCCCCCGCGACAAGCTCGTGGTCATCACCGGTTTGAGCGGGAGCGGTAAATCCAGCCTCGCGTTCGACACGATCTATGCCGAGGGGCAGCGCAGGTACGTCGAATCGCTGAGCGCCTATGCCCGACAGTTCCTGGGGCAGATGGACAAGCCGGACGTCGACCACGTCGACGGCCTTTCGCCCGCCATTTCCATTGACCAGAAAAGCGCCTCGAAGAACCCGAGGTCGACGGTCGGCACCGTCACCGAGATCTACGATTACCTGCGCATCCTTTTCGCCCGTGTCGGGACGCCCTACTGTCCGAACGGTCACGGTCCGATCGAACGACAGTCGACGGACACGATCGTCGACGAAGTCTTGCGGTTGCCTGAAGGGACGAAGCTCCAAGTGATGGCGCCCGTGATCCGCGGCCGCAAGGGCGAGTACAAGAAAGAACTGCGCGAGGTCCAACAAGCCGGGTTCGTCCGCGTCCGCGTCGATGGCGAAATGTACGAAGTCACCGACGACATCCCGATGGACCGGTACAAGCAGCACACGATCGAGGTCGTCGTCGACCGTATCGTCGTGAAGGAAGGGATCGACCGTCGTCTGGCCGACTCGGTCGAGACGGCCCTGAAGATGGGTAAGGGGCTGGTCACGGTCAGTTGGCAAGCCCCCGACGCGGGGGCGGCCGGAGACTCTGTCGAGAGGACGTTTTCAGAACACTATTCCTGTCCGGACTGCGGATTCAGCATGCCTGAGCTCGAGCCGAGAGTCTTCTCGTTCAACTCGCCGTATGGGGCCTGTCCAGAGTGTACGGGACTTGGGACGAAGACCGAGTTCGACCTCGACCTGGTCGTCCCCGATCGTTCCAAACCGCTCAGGGACGGAGCGATCCTTCCGTTCGTCTACAAGTCCGGCGAAGTCAAGGAGTGGTGGCCTGACGTCCTCGACGGCGTCGGACAAGCCATCGGCTTCGATGCCTCGTTGCCCGCGGCCGAGCTCGACGACGACCAATGGGCGGTCGTCTGGACCGGTCTTGACGAACCCGTGAAGGTGACGATGAACTATGGCAAGTCGTCCCGGACGTTCAACTACACGTGGACCGGTGTCCTCAACGTCCTCCGCAAGCGTCTCGACCAGACGGAAAGCGAGTGGGTCAAGAACGACCTCGCCCAATACATGCGGACGCGACCCTGCCCGGCGTGTCACGGTGCACGGCTCAAACCGGAGACTCTGAGCGTCCGGTTGCCCGGGGGGTTCGGCAGCGGGGCCGGCCATGCCACGACGCCAGAGGCGAGCGCCGTCGTGCAGATGGCGGCCGAGACCGTGACGCCCTACGGTGTCACGGAGGGCGTGTCGATCGCCGACGTCACCCGGCTTCCCGTGGACGAAGCTCTCGGGTACTTTGTCTCGCTGAACGAGAGGTTCACGCCGCGCCAGCTCAAGATCGGGGAGCGGGCCGTCAAGGAGATCGTCGAACGGCTCCGGTTCCTGTTCGACGTCGGTCTCGGATATCTGACGCTGGACCGGAACACGAACACCTTGGCGGGAGGCGAAGCGCAACGCATCCGTCTCGCGACCCAGATCGGGAGCGGGCTCATGGGATGTCTCTACGTCCTCGACGAACCGAGCATCGGTCTCCACCAACGTGACAACCACAAACTGATCGAAACGCTGAAGCGGCTACGGAACCTGGGGAACACCGTCATCGTGGTGGAGCACGACGAGGACACCATGAGGGCCGCCGATTGGCTGGTCGACCTTGGCCCTGGAGCGGGCGAGCACGGCGGGTACGTCGTCAACGAGGGGCCGCTCGAAGAGTTCCTCGCCAAAGACTCACCGACGAGCCGCTATTTGAACGGCGACGAACGGATCGACGTGCCTGCCGTCCGTCGGCAACCTCGCGGCCCGGTCCCGACGACCGCGTAG
- the modA gene encoding molybdate ABC transporter substrate-binding protein — MIFDVLLLGLLSKPETAFRQKTLTVFAAASLKESFTDIGTAFQRAKGVKVRFSFAGSQQLAAQIGAGAPADVFASADLANLQKVRVLAGTSTLFAENRLSVVVRKNGPSLKDLRGLSSFGKLVVASPKVPAGVYARKMLDKASQRYGAAWKTTVLKKVVSEEQDVRAVLTKVVLGEADAGIVYATDAFSAGRQVRTVLIPSQFDVRASYFAAVPARAGQAQWAKDFVSFLRSPEARKALKARGFSLPSPRPAP, encoded by the coding sequence ATGATCTTTGACGTGCTCCTTTTGGGTTTGCTGTCCAAACCGGAGACGGCTTTCAGGCAGAAGACACTGACGGTCTTTGCGGCCGCTTCTCTCAAGGAGTCCTTTACGGACATCGGAACGGCCTTTCAACGTGCGAAGGGCGTCAAGGTCCGCTTCTCCTTTGCCGGCTCCCAACAGCTCGCCGCACAGATCGGTGCTGGGGCGCCGGCCGATGTCTTCGCCAGCGCGGACTTGGCCAACCTCCAGAAGGTCAGGGTGCTTGCAGGAACTTCGACCTTGTTCGCGGAGAACCGATTGTCGGTCGTCGTCCGAAAGAACGGCCCGTCTCTCAAGGACCTTCGGGGGCTCTCCTCGTTCGGCAAGTTGGTCGTGGCTTCTCCCAAGGTTCCGGCCGGTGTGTATGCCCGAAAGATGCTGGATAAGGCATCCCAGCGATATGGGGCTGCGTGGAAGACCACCGTCCTGAAGAAAGTCGTGTCGGAGGAGCAGGACGTGAGGGCCGTCCTGACCAAGGTCGTCCTGGGTGAGGCGGACGCCGGAATCGTCTACGCCACAGACGCCTTCTCGGCAGGCCGCCAAGTCCGCACCGTTCTGATCCCTTCTCAGTTCGATGTCCGGGCTTCCTACTTCGCGGCCGTTCCTGCTCGCGCCGGTCAGGCCCAGTGGGCCAAGGACTTCGTCTCGTTCCTCAGATCGCCTGAAGCCCGTAAGGCCCTGAAGGCCAGAGGCTTCAGCCTGCCGTCCCCCCGACCCGCTCCGTGA
- a CDS encoding ABC transporter permease subunit, producing MKSRAHPLAWILAAGPLLMLLALPGIALVVRGSSGAFLQALSAEETWDALGVSLPTSLVALGAIVVFGTPLGFVLGKGRFWGKEALRAVVATPAVLPPAAAGLGMLLAFGRNGLLGPALESAGIVLPFTATAVVLAQVFVASPFHVLQAASAFESVDAAVEESAMLDGAGSWGVFWHIVLPQVRPALLSGATLAWARALGEFGATILFAGSLAGVTRTMPLAVYLEFEGNMDVAIALSCLLVAIAVLGVFVGRWLARGTARFRAS from the coding sequence GTGAAGTCCCGCGCCCACCCTCTGGCGTGGATCTTAGCGGCCGGCCCGCTGCTGATGTTGCTGGCCCTTCCTGGCATCGCGCTCGTCGTCCGGGGCTCCTCAGGTGCGTTCCTGCAGGCTCTGTCCGCCGAAGAAACGTGGGACGCGCTCGGCGTCAGTCTACCGACCAGCCTCGTCGCGCTAGGTGCGATCGTCGTATTCGGGACCCCTCTCGGGTTCGTCCTGGGGAAGGGACGGTTTTGGGGCAAAGAGGCGTTGCGGGCGGTCGTGGCGACGCCGGCCGTCCTCCCGCCAGCAGCGGCTGGACTGGGGATGCTCTTGGCGTTCGGACGCAACGGACTTCTCGGTCCGGCGTTAGAGTCGGCTGGGATCGTCCTGCCGTTCACGGCGACGGCGGTCGTGCTGGCCCAAGTGTTCGTAGCGTCGCCCTTCCACGTCCTTCAAGCGGCCAGCGCCTTCGAATCCGTCGACGCCGCGGTCGAAGAGAGCGCGATGCTCGACGGCGCCGGTTCGTGGGGCGTGTTCTGGCACATCGTTTTGCCCCAGGTCCGGCCGGCGCTCCTGTCCGGCGCGACGTTGGCATGGGCGAGGGCCTTGGGAGAGTTCGGAGCGACGATCCTCTTCGCCGGTAGCCTGGCCGGCGTCACCCGGACGATGCCCCTCGCCGTCTATCTCGAGTTCGAGGGCAACATGGACGTGGCGATCGCGTTGTCCTGTCTCCTGGTCGCGATCGCCGTTCTCGGGGTCTTTGTCGGACGATGGCTCGCCCGAGGCACTGCAAGATTCAGGGCTTCTTGA
- the rpsI gene encoding 30S ribosomal protein S9, with amino-acid sequence MAKNSISYGTGRRKCAVARVWLKPGEGLITINGRDYKDYLCRPVLEILVKSPLAHLDVDGKYDVIAKVKGGGTTGQAGAVRLGISRALVELDEDMRPGLRGGGFLTRDARIKESKKYGRKKARRGFQFVKR; translated from the coding sequence ATGGCGAAGAATTCCATCAGCTACGGAACCGGACGACGCAAGTGCGCCGTCGCGCGAGTCTGGCTCAAGCCGGGCGAGGGCCTCATCACGATCAACGGGCGCGACTATAAGGACTACCTGTGCCGCCCCGTCCTCGAGATCCTGGTGAAGAGCCCGCTCGCCCATTTGGACGTCGACGGGAAGTACGACGTCATCGCCAAAGTCAAGGGCGGCGGAACGACCGGTCAGGCCGGTGCCGTCCGACTGGGCATCTCCCGCGCCCTGGTCGAGTTAGACGAAGACATGCGCCCCGGGCTCCGTGGCGGAGGCTTCCTGACCCGCGACGCCAGGATCAAGGAAAGCAAGAAGTACGGCCGGAAGAAAGCCCGCCGCGGCTTCCAGTTCGTCAAACGCTGA
- the rplM gene encoding 50S ribosomal protein L13 translates to MNRTYTATPSTIEQKWHVVDAAGVPIGRLAGQVAQILRGKHKPTFTYNMDCGDFVVIVNADKVVMTGKKGEELIYWHSGWPGGLKNVSREDLLAKDSVKLVEKVVWGMLPKTKLGHATFKKLKVYAGPDHPHAAQDPQPLTIGKN, encoded by the coding sequence ATGAACAGGACGTATACGGCGACGCCGAGCACGATCGAGCAGAAATGGCACGTGGTCGACGCCGCGGGTGTGCCGATCGGGCGACTGGCTGGTCAAGTCGCGCAGATCCTTCGCGGCAAGCACAAGCCGACCTTCACCTACAACATGGATTGCGGCGACTTTGTCGTGATCGTGAACGCGGACAAGGTCGTCATGACGGGCAAGAAGGGCGAAGAGCTGATCTATTGGCACTCCGGATGGCCGGGCGGACTCAAGAACGTCAGCCGCGAAGACCTCCTCGCCAAAGACTCCGTCAAGCTCGTCGAGAAGGTCGTCTGGGGCATGTTGCCGAAGACGAAGCTCGGGCACGCGACGTTCAAGAAGCTTAAGGTTTACGCGGGGCCGGACCACCCGCACGCGGCGCAGGACCCCCAGCCGCTCACCATCGGAAAGAACTGA
- the truA gene encoding tRNA pseudouridine(38-40) synthase TruA translates to MSGTKRRIKLVVAYDGTDFCGWAPQEGERTVQSTLSLAVSEVADEEIEVVGASRTDSGAHARGQVCHFDTGRPILPEKWVRAANDLLPPDVAVVRAQVVPSDFHSRFWAVDRWYRYKVRCGKRDPFSDRTSHWHGRALDVESMQLSALSLVGSHDFFAFTQLVPPGANTVRELFSVRVTKVSDEVRIDIVGTAFARGMMRRISGGLVEVGRGAREPGSIARLLVEGRSSPIHRPVVLPAKGLTLMRVRYGRHPREHVRSDEDGTAYGIGPSTVGHSATN, encoded by the coding sequence TTGTCCGGGACTAAGAGAAGGATCAAGCTCGTCGTCGCGTACGACGGGACGGACTTCTGCGGCTGGGCGCCGCAAGAGGGAGAGCGTACGGTTCAAAGTACGCTCTCCCTCGCTGTTTCGGAAGTCGCAGACGAAGAGATCGAAGTCGTCGGCGCCAGCCGGACCGACAGCGGTGCCCACGCCCGAGGACAGGTCTGCCACTTCGACACCGGCCGGCCGATCCTGCCCGAGAAGTGGGTGCGTGCCGCTAACGACCTGTTGCCCCCGGATGTTGCCGTCGTCCGTGCGCAGGTCGTTCCTTCCGACTTTCATTCGCGGTTCTGGGCCGTCGACAGGTGGTACCGATACAAGGTCCGATGCGGGAAGCGAGACCCGTTTTCAGACCGGACTTCCCACTGGCACGGACGGGCGCTCGACGTCGAAAGCATGCAACTTTCGGCCTTGTCCTTAGTCGGATCGCACGACTTCTTCGCCTTTACGCAACTTGTCCCGCCAGGGGCCAACACGGTGCGCGAGTTGTTTTCTGTCCGGGTCACGAAGGTGTCGGACGAGGTCCGGATCGACATCGTCGGCACTGCCTTCGCCAGGGGCATGATGCGTCGCATCAGCGGGGGACTGGTCGAAGTCGGCCGTGGGGCCCGCGAGCCCGGCTCGATCGCCCGGCTCTTGGTCGAGGGGCGTTCGAGCCCTATCCATCGACCGGTCGTGCTTCCGGCCAAGGGTCTGACGTTGATGAGGGTCCGATACGGGAGGCATCCCCGCGAGCACGTGCGGTCAGACGAAGACGGGACCGCATACGGAATCGGACCCTCGACGGTCGGTCACTCTGCCACGAACTGA
- the rplQ gene encoding 50S ribosomal protein L17 — protein MNHKIDRRKLGLPSDQRRALLSNLARQMIRTGYVHTTLGRAKELRRVVEKLITTAKDDSVAARRETRKVLVGHSRSSVLPTKILAGKTETEKLQILQERSLINGEDLVNHLFKNVAPMYKSRNGGYTRLTRTGTRRGDGADTAVLELVRD, from the coding sequence ATGAACCATAAGATCGACCGACGAAAGCTGGGCCTCCCGAGCGACCAGCGCCGTGCGTTGCTCAGCAACCTCGCACGGCAGATGATCCGCACGGGCTACGTCCACACGACCCTCGGCCGGGCCAAGGAACTCCGCCGGGTCGTGGAGAAGCTCATCACGACGGCCAAGGACGACTCGGTCGCCGCCAGGCGCGAGACCCGCAAAGTCCTCGTCGGACACAGCCGCTCCAGCGTCCTTCCCACCAAGATCCTGGCGGGCAAGACCGAAACGGAGAAACTGCAGATCCTGCAGGAGCGGAGCCTCATCAACGGTGAGGACCTCGTCAACCACCTCTTCAAGAACGTGGCCCCGATGTACAAGAGTCGGAACGGCGGGTACACCCGCCTGACCCGCACCGGGACGAGGCGCGGCGACGGTGCCGACACCGCCGTCCTCGAACTTGTCCGGGACTAA
- a CDS encoding DNA-directed RNA polymerase subunit alpha: protein MPHIQTLEISNEFAKFVLEPLERGYGQTIGNALRRVLLSSIQGAAVTAVKIDKVFHEFAPIPGAKEDTTEFLLNLKELAIRIDCEGVPPEETVLRLEVKGPGRVTGADVQCPTGVSIMNPECYLATISDPKATLNAELYVGWGTGYVLPERQERYKGVIGIIPSGSQFTPVKKVNYVVEATRVGQRTDYERLVLDVWTNGAVPPNDAVTQAAHILDKYFKMFFELGRANAEIGIDEDDLLAPELANVPDLKLEELEFSQRTFNCLRRAGILNLRQLAIVNEADLTSIRGFGKKSLLEVRDKLNEHGLQLKAAKGGYVSLDMLDDEDDF from the coding sequence ATGCCGCACATCCAGACCCTTGAGATTTCTAACGAGTTCGCAAAGTTCGTGCTCGAACCGCTCGAGCGCGGCTACGGCCAGACGATCGGCAACGCGCTCCGGCGCGTCCTGCTGAGCAGCATCCAGGGCGCGGCCGTCACGGCCGTCAAGATCGACAAGGTGTTCCACGAGTTCGCGCCGATCCCCGGCGCGAAGGAGGACACGACCGAATTCCTTCTCAACCTGAAGGAACTCGCGATCCGGATCGATTGCGAAGGCGTCCCGCCTGAAGAGACGGTTCTACGGCTCGAAGTCAAGGGCCCTGGCCGGGTGACCGGTGCCGACGTCCAGTGCCCGACGGGGGTCAGCATCATGAACCCTGAGTGCTACCTGGCCACGATCAGCGACCCCAAGGCCACCCTCAATGCCGAACTTTATGTCGGTTGGGGCACGGGCTACGTGCTTCCCGAAAGGCAAGAACGGTACAAGGGCGTGATCGGGATCATCCCGTCCGGCTCGCAGTTCACACCTGTAAAGAAAGTGAACTACGTGGTCGAAGCCACCCGCGTGGGACAACGCACGGACTATGAGCGCCTGGTGCTCGACGTGTGGACGAACGGGGCCGTCCCGCCGAACGACGCGGTCACGCAGGCCGCCCATATCCTCGACAAGTATTTCAAGATGTTCTTCGAACTCGGGCGTGCGAACGCCGAGATCGGAATCGACGAGGACGACCTTCTCGCGCCGGAACTGGCGAACGTGCCCGACCTGAAACTCGAGGAACTCGAGTTCAGCCAGCGCACCTTCAACTGCCTCCGCCGCGCCGGGATCCTTAACCTTCGCCAGCTCGCGATCGTGAACGAAGCAGACCTCACGAGCATCCGCGGCTTCGGCAAGAAGTCCCTTCTGGAAGTCAGGGACAAGCTCAATGAGCACGGACTCCAGCTCAAAGCGGCCAAGGGCGGCTACGTGAGCCTGGACATGCTCGATGACGAAGACGACTTCTGA
- the rpsK gene encoding 30S ribosomal protein S11, whose protein sequence is MARKPTSRGKQKDKRQVAHGNAYIHSSFNNTIVTITDPQGNALCWGSSGNVGFKGSRKGTPFAAQLSAERAAQKALEHGMETVDVFVSGPGGGRETAIRSLNATGLQVVSIRDVTKVPHNGCRPPKKRRV, encoded by the coding sequence ATGGCACGCAAACCCACGTCCCGAGGCAAGCAGAAAGACAAGAGGCAGGTCGCCCACGGCAACGCCTACATCCACTCGTCGTTCAACAACACGATCGTGACCATCACCGACCCGCAGGGTAACGCGCTGTGCTGGGGAAGCAGCGGCAACGTCGGGTTCAAAGGGAGCCGCAAGGGCACGCCGTTCGCAGCGCAACTGAGCGCCGAGCGGGCCGCCCAAAAGGCCCTGGAGCACGGCATGGAGACGGTCGACGTCTTCGTCTCGGGCCCCGGTGGAGGACGCGAGACCGCGATCCGGTCGCTCAACGCGACGGGACTCCAGGTCGTCTCGATCCGCGACGTCACGAAAGTGCCCCACAACGGTTGCCGGCCGCCCAAGAAGCGCCGGGTCTAA
- the rpsM gene encoding 30S ribosomal protein S13, with the protein MARIAGVDLPRDKGVYYGIQSIYGIGPKRASEIVEKTGLDPRKKVRDLSDDEVGKLRNVIDEDYEVEGDLRREVYSNIRRLIEIGSYRGLRHRRGLPTRGQRTRSNARTRKGKAKTVAGKKKAKK; encoded by the coding sequence ATGGCGCGTATCGCAGGTGTTGACCTCCCCAGGGACAAGGGCGTCTATTACGGCATCCAGTCCATTTACGGCATCGGCCCGAAGCGGGCGTCCGAGATCGTCGAAAAGACGGGCCTCGACCCTCGCAAGAAAGTCCGCGACCTCAGCGACGACGAAGTCGGCAAACTCCGTAACGTCATCGACGAGGACTATGAGGTCGAAGGCGACCTGCGCCGCGAAGTCTATTCGAACATCCGCCGCCTGATCGAGATCGGCAGCTACCGCGGTCTGCGCCACCGCCGTGGCCTACCGACCCGGGGCCAGCGCACGCGGAGCAACGCCAGGACCCGCAAGGGCAAGGCCAAGACCGTCGCCGGTAAGAAGAAGGCCAAGAAGTAA
- the rpmJ gene encoding 50S ribosomal protein L36: MKVRASVKKICDKCKIIKREGVVRVICVNPKHKQRQG, translated from the coding sequence ATGAAAGTCAGGGCCAGTGTGAAAAAGATTTGTGACAAGTGCAAGATCATCAAGCGCGAAGGCGTCGTGAGGGTGATCTGCGTGAACCCGAAGCACAAGCAGCGACAAGGATAA
- a CDS encoding radical SAM protein: MSAQPLLFDTPPLVQAPERIGQARVVRRLARQVLTRPTGMLKGLDFTLNPYSGCTFGCEYCYAAFFQPDEDKAREWGLWVEVKENALALICQEPRLAGASVMVGSVTDPYQPLERETRLTRSLLEHMAGLRPQPKVRVQTRSPLVSRDADVLLRFSDLRVGMSVTTDSDEVRKRYEPKCASIGRRLQAVRELAAAGVEVTVSIAPMLPITDVAAFAKAVRESGASRIWTGYFHPGTRKFASGTRENALVLAKQDGWTFERYVETSLALKKLLPDLVVKPSEEGGSP, translated from the coding sequence ATGTCGGCGCAGCCGCTGCTCTTCGATACGCCTCCTCTGGTCCAGGCGCCGGAGCGAATAGGTCAGGCCCGGGTCGTCCGAAGGCTCGCCCGCCAAGTCTTGACACGGCCGACCGGCATGCTCAAGGGACTGGACTTTACGCTGAACCCGTACTCCGGGTGCACGTTCGGGTGCGAGTATTGCTACGCGGCGTTCTTCCAGCCCGACGAGGACAAGGCGCGCGAGTGGGGGCTCTGGGTCGAAGTCAAGGAGAACGCCCTGGCCTTGATCTGCCAGGAACCGAGGCTGGCCGGTGCGAGCGTCATGGTCGGTTCCGTGACCGATCCCTATCAACCCTTGGAGCGGGAGACCCGGCTCACGCGATCGCTCCTCGAGCACATGGCCGGACTCCGACCACAGCCGAAAGTGCGCGTCCAGACCCGTTCGCCCCTCGTCTCGCGGGATGCCGACGTGCTCCTCCGGTTCTCTGACCTGAGGGTCGGAATGTCCGTGACGACGGACTCGGACGAGGTGCGAAAGCGGTACGAACCGAAGTGCGCGAGCATCGGGAGAAGGCTTCAGGCCGTCCGCGAACTGGCCGCGGCCGGCGTCGAGGTCACTGTCAGCATCGCTCCGATGCTTCCGATCACGGACGTCGCGGCCTTTGCGAAGGCCGTCCGGGAAAGCGGGGCCTCACGGATCTGGACCGGGTACTTCCATCCGGGAACCAGGAAGTTCGCTTCCGGCACGAGGGAAAACGCTCTCGTCCTGGCCAAACAAGACGGCTGGACCTTCGAGCGGTACGTCGAAACGTCGCTAGCCCTCAAAAAGCTCCTGCCCGACCTTGTGGTGAAGCCGTCGGAGGAGGGCGGCAGTCCTTAG
- the infA gene encoding translation initiation factor IF-1 yields the protein MAGRGRYRGPVKKKTEDSDKEEGIELDGVVVENLPNAQFRVKLEDTGNEILCYVSGKMRKHWIRILNGDKVRVSVSPYDLTRARIVYRYR from the coding sequence ATGGCAGGCAGAGGCAGATATCGAGGTCCGGTCAAAAAGAAGACGGAAGATTCCGACAAGGAAGAAGGCATCGAGCTCGACGGTGTCGTCGTCGAGAACCTTCCCAACGCCCAGTTCCGGGTCAAGCTCGAAGACACGGGCAACGAAATCCTTTGCTACGTCAGCGGCAAGATGCGCAAGCATTGGATCCGGATCTTGAACGGCGACAAGGTCCGCGTCAGCGTCTCTCCGTACGACCTGACCCGCGCCCGTATCGTATACCGGTACCGCTAA